From Vicinamibacteria bacterium:
GAGCGGGGGCAGCCACGTCTTGGTGAAAAAGAAGGTGGCCAGGGCCACCAGAGCGACGGTGGCTAGACCGAAAAGCAGGCCCGGCAGCTTTGCCATCCCGGTCCTCCGTTGCCCCCGGTTCTTGCGCCGGCCGACGGCCCCGAAGAGGAGCCGGGGGCACCTTCGCGGGCGGGTGAGAAGGAAAGAAGAAGAGGAAGTGGAAGCACGGTTGTGATGCGGCGAACACTACTCCAGGAGGGCGAGCCCGTCAATACCGCTCCCCGCGTGTCCCTCAACGCCGATCGGCCAGCAGAAGGAGGAAGAGCGCCGGCAAGTAGGTGACGGAGGCCAGGAAGAGGCCACGCGCCGCGGCCAGGCTGCGGAGCACGGCCAGGCGGACGGCGAACCCGAGAAGCACCACTCCCATGGCGGCCGCGCCCGCCAGGTAGACCACGCCCGCGCGACCGGCTACGGCCGGGGCCAAGCTCACGAGGAGAAGGGCGAGGCAGTGGAGGACGGCCTGTCGTCCGGTCAGGTGTCCCTCTCGATCCAGGACCGGGAGCACGGGCAGCCCTCCGCGCGCGTAGTCGTCGCGGTAGATCCAGGCAATGGCCAGGGTGTGGGGAACCTGCCAGAGAAACACGATCGCGAAGAGAGCGTAAGCGCCCGGTTCGAGGCCAGCGCCCGTGGCGGTCCAGCCGATCACAGGGGGCAGCGCCCCCGGCACGGCGCCCACCAAGGTGGAGAGCGAGGTCCGCCGCTTCAGGGGCGTGTAAAGAAAGAGGTAGCTCGCCCAGGTAGCCAGGGCCACGGCTGCGCAGAGCCACCCCGAGAGCCAGGCCAGCGTCCCCAGCCCCAGCCCGCTCAGGATCAGGCCAAAGAGCAGCGCTTCGACCGGGCGCAGACGCCCGGCCGGCAAGGGGCGCGGGCGGGTGCGCTGCATGAGGGCGTCGGTATCCCGCTCCAGGAGCATGTTGAGCGCGCTCGCGCCCCCCGCTACGAGCGCGATCCCCAAGAGCGCGGGGGTGAGAACGGCCCCCGACACCCGGCCGGGCGAGGCCATCACGAAGCCGACCAAAGCGGTAAAGACCACAAGGAGGGTGATCCGGGGCTTCGTCAACTCCAGGTAGTCGGCGGCCGAGGCTCGGCTGGCGGCGAGAGCGGGGCTGCTCATGCGGGGTCGCCGAGGGCGGCCATCCGGACCGCGTGGGCCTCGCGGGGGGGGCGAAGGAGGCGAAACGCCCGCAGAGCCGTGAACCAAACGACTCCGAGCAGGGCCGCCCCCACGGCCACGTGGGCGGTGGTGGGCAGAACGGCCTTCCCCGAGAGCACGGTCGTCGCCCCCAGGCCGATCTGGGC
This genomic window contains:
- the cyoE gene encoding heme o synthase, translating into MSSPALAASRASAADYLELTKPRITLLVVFTALVGFVMASPGRVSGAVLTPALLGIALVAGGASALNMLLERDTDALMQRTRPRPLPAGRLRPVEALLFGLILSGLGLGTLAWLSGWLCAAVALATWASYLFLYTPLKRRTSLSTLVGAVPGALPPVIGWTATGAGLEPGAYALFAIVFLWQVPHTLAIAWIYRDDYARGGLPVLPVLDREGHLTGRQAVLHCLALLLVSLAPAVAGRAGVVYLAGAAAMGVVLLGFAVRLAVLRSLAAARGLFLASVTYLPALFLLLLADRR